From Homalodisca vitripennis isolate AUS2020 chromosome 1, UT_GWSS_2.1, whole genome shotgun sequence, the proteins below share one genomic window:
- the LOC124366458 gene encoding uncharacterized protein LOC124366458 isoform X2 — MVASFNLLCCIILLWSYNVNMETRKIPQKCTVPYSKGSLIEPCGYCRVCVKEENKGITINRCLNPNNVAKDIFKFPLFNEIKIVATPIPYLVCKNVNYCKPIYASQSRCNCSEARKDKKGKGECISMFGSCKCGCENNRYGQLCENPIPPGIDKESFADIQNIIYSPMTFSSDYASFTIYFYRTGVNVNIEILTEREILIYDELSCRNNVLSFYDHCNNLFGEGELYLYETFCKGSPIYLDESDNIECAVVVNLAFPRVQINPQNANKFIHNNPKIKNFTMKDVVAKLEVVNIFVRNKMLDESDKMTVFSKENDFIVIYDSKSHLETCLPRVTISKYGSTMFNVPSFPRTKEIVVTSTVTLNDDPQCENQGDPELNWFIWLIGLNHNEMEDIPIFEAFNTPVLILKAFMLEFGMYKVKHEVHFVERTFSKETTYCYFKIVPLPLEPIIIGGSLRYVYYKNDLELITTNITDLNMPLSQQMSVRRIWYCNDTNDPLCNPVETKNLTLIRSGPFVKGKVYNIIMKIKTSTNFEEVSQIIIMTSNPVPSLLIECLKKLWREEF, encoded by the coding sequence ATGGTGGCATCTTTCAATTTgttatgttgtattatattactgtGGTCTTACAATGTAAACATGGAGACAAGGAAGATTCCACAAAAGTGCACCGTTCCTTACTCAAAAGGCTCACTGATTGAGCCTTGTGGATATTGCCGAGTATGTGTTAAAGAAGAGAATAAAGGGATTACCATTAACAGATGTCTAAACCCAAATAATGTGgcaaaagatatttttaagtttccactatttaatgaaatcaaaatagTAGCAACTCCCATTCCttaccttgtttgtaaaaatgttaactatTGCAAACCTATATATGCTTCGCAAAGTCGATGTAATTGTAGTGAAGCTCGGAAAGACAAGAAGGGTAAAGGTGAATGTATCAGTATGTTTGGCTCCTGTAAATGTGGTTGTGAAAATAATAGGTACGGACAGTTGTGTGAAAATCCCATTCCTCCAGGAATTGATAAGGAATCATTTGctgatattcaaaatattatttactcgcCCATGACATTTTCAAGTGACTATGCATCTTTTACAATCTATTTTTACAGAACTGGAGTTAATGTTAATATTGAGATCCTAACTGAGcgtgaaattttaatatatgatgAATTAAGTtgtagaaataatgttttatctttCTATGATCACTGCAATAATTTGTTTGGGGAAGGAGAACTTTATTTATATGAGACATTTTGCAAGGGTTCACCCATATATCTAGATGAATCTGACAATATAGAGTGTGCAGTGGTGGTCAACCTTGCTTTTCCTCGAGTTCAAATAAATCCTCAAAATGCAAACAAGTTTATTCATAACAAcccaaagataaaaaattttaccaTGAAAGATGTTGTCGCCAAGCTTgaagttgtaaacatttttgtccGCAACAAAATGTTGGATGAGTCTGATAAAATGACAGTATTTTCTAAAGAAAATGATTTTATAGTCATTTATGATAGTAAATCTCATCTGGAAACTTGTCTTCCACGTGTAACAATATCCAAATATGGAAGCACAATGTTTAACGTACCTAGTTTTCCTCGTACAAAAGAAATAGTTGTTACGAGTACAGTCACCCTCAATGATGATCCACAGTGTGAAAATCAGGGAGATCCAGAATTGAATTGGTTTATATGGCTTATTGGATTAAATCACAATGAAATGGAGGATATTCCAATTTTTGAAGCCTTCAACACTcctgtattaattttaaaggcATTTATGTTGGAATTTGGCATGTATAAAGTAAAGCATGAGGTCCATTTTGTTGAAAGAACTTTTAGTAAAGAAACCACATACTGTTACTTCAAAATTGTACCACTTCCTTTGGAACCAATCATTATTGGAGGCAGTTTgagatatgtttattataaaaacgaTTTAGAACTCATCACCACAAACATAACAGACCTGAACATGCCTTTGTCTCAACAAATGAGTGTGAGACGTATTTGGTATTGTAACGACACTAATGACCCTTTATGCAATCCggttgaaacaaaaaatttaacattgataagATCTGGACCATTTGTGAAAGGAaaagtttacaatattataatgaaaataaaaacttctacaaATTTTGAGGAAGTCAGTCAAATCATAATCATGACTTCAAATCCAGTCCCTAGTTTActaattgaatgtttaaaaaaactgtgGAGGGAAGAATTTTAA
- the LOC124366458 gene encoding polycystic kidney disease and receptor for egg jelly-related protein-like isoform X1, producing MRQEEETPNWILIVKRNTLDFDQEYTFKVTGGGDPRGEAQITVKTFKPILLECDISPKEGVAGETKFFVKCSIENNEPRPMSLTLIFYDMFDKDSLDRRLLASTFVNAVDNIVLTRGTVAVFATNIYGQYQDTYLTVLLTSPIVNSKFLEETTKTLENFSKSQGYEQKISYISAMCDILNSNLPVKYEAVETFLEIINKGQVSNLVELELLLSTTKDIVCDKNNCNMPSMTGRSYMFLSQILSTAGKFFENELIRMSRINSEMTTSKVNLLQTTFLQCAGVLLSVRDKRLMNKKFVDIDYSIHKQFMLGNLETMKALYRVNRGLIIKNIPYIEHKSVQTEHIETWMKDDTPTFFTKGTKDGYGGSYVRISHRLANFLYKKSSSIVLSTMEFKQDPYWWSQIEEVSTVVFSITLGYVLSDQKYIAIKSFVSPIDIFLKKKNSGWGTVEGNVTQPNPTDDLDINDLAVAIHRIHPPKGSMISLNFTKLEENDVLRVYVSINKRPDYDQLLEGTLITNQFPWYQPLVWTREDDDILFIGILPGNNVSVGETISYKFEFQSQRCQVWYESLWTISGCKLGTESTEELLHCQCTHLSSIAGFLRVPINSVNPFTDYRLFLTLPENPYVFAFIGTLFLLYIVLLIWSVKNDRKDMMKTSIIFLEDNITSDRFGYLVTVFTGSRLCSGTTSNIGIIIHGSDASSRSHILRSPLRDTLKRNCDDWFLLFTPVHLGIISSIQLWTDHSGLSPNWFCDKIYIHDLTTNTDYSFMLNKWFGVTQVGIRVESFARPVKIEKEHQITEFFLTNIIYGFRESHLWVSIVSRHPRSPILRSQRLSMAMVALMVTLLTSIMFYDVVIPHIEEPSSYSVQVTQILISIYSLAIASVITSIVYLAFKKSYSYHYLKESTAKKQQKRNDDTPKKVDKRLITGPKSKHRMVKYAKQGLIKLKKKYFYPVQIRTDEKQFFIVKKVRATFAWILCISTIVITCFYIILLGLKIGKVKSLLWLTSTVMSLGSDLFVVDPGKIVFIALILGIVQTQVCNLYAYDPSIYQLRKGPHIKIDLNQDQFVHKLRLHHAYRHLSKENLKLIQNQINKIQNWWAFIDSFDICFLVIAAFCVISEAVSGEFTNNSFFKKLLFKNVNSGNYQPTMSITSIPSYSQYIQDTILPAIYVTKWYNKLPLTADNEKFEDTGWTRDAAHRMMGIPRLRQIRTVQKLCNIPSILQNLTMYCNVRFSLSTEDIDDYGAEWKKVFFYQDVVFSGHPWLYTYPEQSSSLSIVTESDKIFHGGGYIAELKRNRRESEDTVFNLLDSGWLDARTRVVFLEISIYGVNENVFTSIIFLTEHLESTLIISGERVWSIIIQNGNVFDIIFIIYAILGIIKLIMILNTVGVTTFVTSFWTMYDLGLVCIVISYFLGHRMYLFMSSLQYEELQKSGKDRLSQFHRLIFDLHLFRILLGLLFIFAMIRTLRLLKYGTRIISQKQKYTLYLSWPKILWMTLALITILFSLQRLVAYTLNTLYPIRISNLAAYKMSFHHLSKRAIPSGNKMFILLPCFTSSVAIVFYVLVLVKSYSISSIVYEREKLA from the coding sequence ATGAGACAAGAAGAGGAAACACCAAATTGGATTCTAATTGTTAAAAGAAATACACTAGATTTTGACCAAGAATATACTTTTAAGGTGACAGGAGGAGGAGATCCTAGAGGGGAAGCACAAATTACAGTGAAGACTTTTAAGCCAATATTGTTAGAGTGTGATATTTCACCCAAAGAAGGAGTTGCGGGTGAAACCAAGTTTTTTGTGAAGTGTTCAATAGAGAACAATGAACCACGCCCTATGTCATTAACACTCATTTTCTATGATATGTTTGATAAAGACAGTCTTGACCGGCGTTTGTTAGCTTCAACTTTTGTTAATGCAGTTGACAACATTGTTCTTACCAGAGGAACAGTTGCTGTTTTTGCTACCAATATATACGGACAGTATCAAGACACATATCTTACAGTCCTTCTGACCTCTCCAATCGTAAATTCCAAGTTCCTTGAAGAGACAACCAAAACTCTTGAGAATTTCAGCAAAAGTCAAGGATATGAACAAAAAATTAGCTACATATCAGCAATGTGtgacattttaaatagtaacctTCCAGTTAAATATGAAGCTGTTGAAACTTTTCTAGAGATTATCAACAAAGGACAGGTAAGTAATTTAGTGGAGCTTGAGTTGTTACTGTCAACTACAAAGGACATTGTGTGTGATAAAAACAACTGTAATATGCCTTCAATGACTGGAAGAAGTTATATGTTTCTTTCTCAAATACTGTCTACAGcaggaaaattttttgaaaatgaacTTATCAGAATGTCAAGAATTAATTCAGAAATGACTACATCCAAGGTCAATTTACTACAAACAACTTTTCTGCAATGTGCAGGTGTCCTGTTAAGTGTTCGTGATAAAAGACTAATGAACAAAAAGTTTGTTGATATTGACTACAGCATTCATAAACAGTTTATGTTGGGAAACCTTGAAACCATGAAAGCTCTTTACAGAGTAAATCGAGGACTTATCATCAAAAATATTCCTTACATCGAACACAAAAGTGTGCAAACAGAACACATTGAAACCTGGATGAAAGATGATACTCCTACCTTTTTTACTAAAGGGACAAAAGACGGTTATGGAGGTAGTTATGTAAGAATATCTCATCGATTAGCCAACTTTCTCTATAAAAAATCCAGTTCAATTGTACTTAGCACTATGGAATTCAAGCAGGATCCATATTGGTGGTCTCAAATAGAGGAAGTCTCTACTGTGGTATTTTCTATAACCTTGGGGTATGTTTTAAGTGATCAAAAATATATTGCCATTAAGTCATTTGTGTCTCCTATTGatatatttctaaagaaaaagAATAGTGGTTGGGGAACTGTGGAAGGAAACGTGACTCAACCCAACCCTACAGATGATCTTGATATAAATGATTTGGCTGTTGCTATTCACAGAATACATCCACCTAAAGGATCAATGATTTCATTGAATTTTACCAAGTTAGAAGAAAATGATGTATTGAGAGTATATGTTAGTATAAATAAACGTCCAGATTATGATCAGTTACTAGAGGGAACTTTGATTACCAATCAATTTCCATGGTATCAACCTTTGGTATGGACAAGAGAGgatgatgatattttatttattggaattttacCTGGAAACAATGTTTCAGTTGGAGAAACTATCTCATATAAGTTTGAGTTCCAAAGCCAAAGGTGTCAAGTCTGGTATGAGAGCCTGTGGACTATCTCTGGCTGTAAACTTGGTACGGAATCGACAGAAGAGCTACTACACTGTCAATGTACTCATTTATCTTCAATTGCTGGATTTTTACGAGTTCCGATAAACTCAGTTAATCCATTCACAGATTACAGGCTATTTTTAACACTTCCTGAGAATCCATATGTGTTTGCTTTTATTGGAACGCTTTTcttattatacattgttttattaatttggtCAGTTAAAAATGATAGAAAAGATATGATGAAAACAAGTATTATTTTTCTTGAAGACAACATCACCTCTGACAGGTTTGGTTATTTAGTAACTGTGTTTACTGGATCAAGACTTTGTAGTGGAACAACATCAAACATCGGTATTATTATACATGGAAGCGATGCTTCAAGCCGATCTCATATTTTACGATCTCCATTGCGAGATACATTGAAACGCAATTGTGATGACTGGTTTTTACTTTTTACTCCTGTACATCTGGGAATAATCTCGTCCATTCAGTTATGGACAGATCACAGTGGACTCTCACCTAATTggttttgtgataaaatttacATACACGATTTAACTACAAACACAGATTATTCTTTTATGTTGAACAAATGGTTTGGAGTTACTCAAGTGGGTATTCGTGTAGAATCATTTGCAAGACCGGTAAAAATAGAGAAAGAACATCAGATCACTGAATTTTTCCTAACAAACATCATTTATGGATTTAGAGAAAGCCATTTATGGGTTAGTATAGTGTCTCGCCACCCTCGAAGTCCCATATTAAGATCTCAACGTTTATCAATGGCAATGGTAGCATTGATGGTAACATTACTTACTAGCATAATGTTTTATGATGTAGTTATACCTCATATTGAAGAACCATCCAGTTATTCAGTCCAAGTAACCCAAATCTTAATATCTATTTACAGTTTAGCCATAGCTTCAGTAATTACTTCAATAGTTTACCTAGCATTCAAGAAAAGCTACAGTTATCATTATCTGAAAGAAAGTACTgcaaaaaaacaacagaaaagaAATGATGACACTCCTAAAAAGGTCGATAAAAGATTAATTACTGGTCCAAAATCTAAACACAGAATGGTGAAATACGCAAAACAGGGCTTAATTAAACTGAAGAAGAAATACTTTTACCCTGTACAGATAAGAACAgatgaaaaacagtttttcattgtTAAGAAAGTAAGGGCAACATTTGCTTGGATCTTATGTATAAGCACAATcgtaattacatgtttttatatcATTCTGTTAGGATTAAAAATCGGCAAAGTAAAAAGTTTACTGTGGCTGACAAGTACAGTGATGTCTCTTGGATCAGATTTGTTTGTTGTGGATCCGGGTAAAATAGTCTTTATTGCTTTAATTTTAGGTATTGTACAAACACAAGTATGTAACTTATATGCCTATGATCCAAGTATATACCAACTAAGAAAAGGACCACATATAAAAATAGACTTAAATCAAGATCAATTTGTTCACAAATTAAGGTTACATCATGCCTACAGACATTTATCTAAAGAAAACTTGAAACTGATccaaaaccaaattaataaaattcagaattgGTGGGCGTTTATTGACAGTTTTGATATATGTTTTCTAGTCATTGCTGCATTTTGTGTCATTTCAGAAGCCGTTTCTGGAGAGTTCACAAATAACTCTTTTTTCAAAAAGttacttttcaaaaatgtaaattctgGAAATTACCAACCAACAATGAGCATAACAAGCATCCCTTCTTATTCACAATATATTCAAGACACAATTCTGCCTGCTATTTATGTAACTAAATGGTACAACAAATTACCACTTACAGCTGACAATGAGAAGTTTGAAGACACTGGTTGGACTCGAGATGCAGCTCACAGAATGATGGGAATCCCTCGACTTCGCCAGATCCGAACTGTCCAAAAGTTATGTAATATTCCAtcgattttacaaaatttaacaatgtattgtAATGTACGTTTTTCGTTGTCCACAGAAGATATAGATGATTATGGTGCAGAGTGGAAGAaggtttttttttaccaagatgTTGTGTTTTCTGGACATCCTTGGTTATATACATATCCTGAACAAAGCAGCTCTCTCAGTATAGTTACAGAAtctgataaaatatttcatgGGGGAGGTTATATTGCTGAACTGAAACGAAACCGAAGAGAATCTGAAGACACAGTTTTCAATCTCCTGGATTCTGGCTGGCTGGATGCAAGAACTAGAGTAGTATTTTTGGAAATTTCAATTTATGGTgtcaatgaaaatgtttttacctCAATTATTTTCTTAACTGAACACTTGGAAAGCACATTGATTATTTCAGGTGAACGAGTCTGGtcaattataattcaaaatgggAATGTTTttgacattatatttattatatacgcAATTCTTGGAATAATAAAACTCATTATGATTTTAAACACAGTGGGAGTAACAACATTTGTAACAAGTTTTTGGACAATGTACGATCTGGGTTTAGTCTGTATTGTAATCAGCTACTTCTTGGGTCACAGAATGTATTTGTTCATGTCTTCATTACAATACGAAGAACTGCAAAAGAGTGGGAAAGACAGATTATCTCAGTTTCATAGACTGATTTTCGATCTTCATCTGTTTCGTATTTTATTgggattattatttatttttgcaatgaTTAGAACTCTTCGATTGCTTAAATATGGAACAAGGATCATATCTCAGAAGCAAAAGTATACACTGTATTTATCTTGGCCCAAAATACTGTGGATGACTTTAGCTCTGATAACAATTCTGTTCAGTCTGCAACGATTGGTTGCCTATACACTCAACACTCTGTATCCAATAAGAATTTCTAATTTGGCTGCATACAAAATGAGTTTTCATCACTTGAGTAAACGTGCAATTCCTTCAGgcaacaaaatgtttattttactccCATGCTTTACTTCGTCTGTGGCTATAGTTTTTTACGTCTTGGTTTTAGTTAAAAGCTACAGTATTTCATCCATTGTTTATGAGAGAGAAAAACTTGCATGA